In Mesorhizobium sp. J428, the genomic window CTCCGACCGTGCCCATGATCTCGCGCAGAAGCTGTTCGTGGCCGTCAGCGAGCAACTGATCTTCAAGATCGTGATCCTGCGACAATGTTGTAAATTTGCCGGTGAGGTCGTTTTCCGTGAAGCCTCGATCCAGTATCTGCTGGCGGAACTTCGCGGCTTCCTGATCGCCGTCCGTAATCATGTGCCAAGGGATGCCGAACGCCTCAGCGAGCGCCGGATAGATTCCGGCGCTGCCGCTCTGCTGAAAGTCAATGACGGCGATCCCGTGCGTGTCGAGCGGAAGATTGAGGGCGTTGCCGAGCGCATGGAGCAGCAGATACTCGGTCACGCCTTCAACCAGTATCCAGCGGCGCGCGAAGAAGATCTCGCCACGGACACGGCGACCGTGGAATCCCAGCTCATTCTCGTCGTCGACTGTCGGTAGGACGCGGCATTTGTGGCGAAGCGCCGCAATCTCGGCCTGCCGTGCCCCCGCGTCGGCATCATTGCGATAGCAATGGGCCAGCGCGTTATCCATTGCCTCATCGAACCAGGACCGCGCGGCAAGACGGCCGGTCGTCGGATCACGTTGAAATACGCGGCTGCCTCCGCCCTGCAGAAACCCGTCCAGCGATCCATTCCAGGGCAAATCGGAAATCACTACGCCAGGGAGCGCACTGACTTCGGTTTGGCCACCGCGAAGGCGCACCAGTCGAAGATCGCGAAGCGGAACATGCTGCACAAAATAAGGCGAGTGCGTCGTCATGAGCTTTTGCCCGGACAGCGCCTGCGTCCGATCTCCAAAGAGTCCTCGCAGCCTGTGGATGGAGATGGGCCTCGGGTTCCTCGATCGCGAAGACCGCTTCCACGCCGGGCTGCTCCGCCTCGGCAAGCTGTTGCAGCACAGCGGCCTGAAACAGGAAAATCACGGCGAGGCTCTGAAGTCCCTGACCATGATGGCCAAGGGGAAGCCAAGGCCGCAAGTCCTCGTTGCGCATGACGATTCCGGTCCGTTGGAGCATTTCCTCCATCGCCAGCGGCAGGGTGTTTAGCCGTGCCGACCCAGGGCCTTCGCCGACGGCAACGCGCGTAGCCTCGCCGATCATTGTGGCGATGTCGGTCAGTCGCGGGTCAGCCGCGATGATCTTGGCGTCGAGATCGGCCAGAGTCTTGAGAGCTTCTGCTTCCAGCTCCGGCGGGATCCGGACACTGCGGAGCAGTCGGCCCCAGTGACCGGAGCGAGGTGTGAACTCGTCGGCGGCGTCGCGCAAGGCTCCAAGCCAGAAGATCGGCATATAGCCAAAAAAGCCGGTCAGATTGATAGATCGCCGCCGCTCTGGCAGAGGCTCGCCAGCGGAATCCAGAAACTGCCAGGCGGGATCGAATACCTCCTTGTCGGGGTCCCAGGCGCATGTGACGCGCAGCGTCAGAGCGTTGCGGACGCCGTCAGCATGGATAGTGATGATATCGGTAAGGGCGGCGACCATGTCGGCGTCCCATTCGTTAGGCTCGCTTTCCTCCATCGCCAGCGTGATCGTGACGGGAGGCTGCGTGCGCGGATCGCAATCGGGATCAGGGCGATGAACGTCGTTTTCAGTAAACCCCGTTCCGCGCTGCCCCCACCGCCTCGTGAGCACAATACGCACAGCGTCAATGATTGCGGTTTTCCCGGCGTTGTTTTGCCCGATCAAGACGGTTGTCTCGCCAAGATCGACGGTGAGGTCCTTGACGGATCGGAAATTCTGAATGTGGAGCCGGGTAATGCGCATGGGTTCGGTCTCTACGCGATGCTCGACGCGTCGGACCGCGTTGCTCCGGCCCGCACAGGCAGCCGTGCGATCTCCCGCCCCGCCTTTTCCTCGGCGATGCGGATTTCATAGGCGCTTTGCAGATTGAGCCAGAACTGCGGATCAGTGCCGAACCAGTGCCCGAAGCGCAACGCGGTGTCGCCGGTCACGGCGCGCTTGCCCGCGATGATCTGGCTGACGCGGTTCGGCGGCACGTCGATCTGGCGCGCAAACTCCGTCGGCGTCACATTCAGTTCTTCCAGCTCGTCCTTGAGGACTTCGCCGGGATGAACGGCTCTCATGAACATGGCCTGATCTCCTTTCCTCAGTGATAGTCCACGATTTCAACATAGCCCGGCCCGGTTTGACCGGCCGGCCACTCGAAACAGATGCGCCATTGCTGGTTGATTCGAATGGAATACTGTCCGGCACGATCTCCTTTGAGCGCTTCTAGCCGGTTTCCCGGCAGGGCGCGCAGCGTATCAAGCGAGAGTGCCGCGTTCAGGATCGACAGCCGCCGGGCGGCCTGATCTTCAAAACCTTGAAAGGCTTTGACGAACTCCCCCTTCGCGAACTGCTCCGTCTTTTTGTCTCGATAGCTCAGGATCATGTAGTTCTAGTCGTACAGGTGTTGACGCTATACGTCAAGCGTCAACACCTATCTCCCTGCTCTTGCTGTATGCGAACCAGCACCTGCCAGATCCAAAAGACCTTCTCGACATTGCCGATCGGCGTGTCGAAGCGATTGGCGGTGGTGAGAAACTGATCGAGCCGATCATGGGGCATCGTGGCAATGATCTGCTTGCGCGCCGCTCTTGGTATCCGGAAAGCGGATTGCGAATTCCTCTTCATCGAGCCAGGCCCGCAGCCCAAGGGCCTCCATTCGCCGGAAGCCAGTCAGGTTAGGCGGCCAGATGACGCTCCGGCAGGTCCTCCTCGACCTCGTCCCCCGCAGCTTGCGTCAGGAAACGCGCCAGCGCAGCCTTTCTCGATCCGCGGTCCAGCGCATACGCTGTCTGCTTGAATTCAAATCCGTCGAGCAGTCCTTGGATGTAACCGGATATGGTGTCCGCGGCCATGATCAGCGCCGTATCGATCGTGTGAATATATTTGCTCGTGACCGATCCCTTTGCATGACCTACCAGGGCCGCAATCGTCACTTCGGTGAAGCCCAGATCATTAGCGATGCTGGCGAAGCTGTGGCGCAGGACATGCGGCGTCACATCCGAGAGCGGAGAATCCTTGAATATCTGCTTCCAGTGGTTCGGGAAGCTGCCGAAAACGTTGTCGTCACCCTGGCCGGGAAAGACATATGTGGCCACGCCACTCGCGCGCCGTTGCTCAAGGTACTCGATGACCGGCAGGCCTATCGCACGAATGGACTCGCCTTCCTTGCTGTCCTCCAGGCGCAGACAGCTCGCTTCGGTGTCGGCCTCTGTCCATTTCAGACCAATCATCTCGCTGCGCCGGCAGCCGGTCAGCGCGATCTGGCGAATGATGTCGACAGTCGTGGCATATTTCTCCTGCTCAGCAGCGTCTCGCAGTATCTGTCCCAGCGTCCGATACTCCGCCTCGGATAGCCGGCGCTTGCGCACGTTGTCCTTTGGTTTGCGAATGCCATGCGCGGGGTTGCTCTCAATGATACCGGCCTCGATGGCATAGGTGAGGATGCCGCCGAGGAGTCCGACTGTGCGCGTTGCGGTTCCTGCGCCGCCGCGGACGATCGCCTTGCCGCGCAGATTCTTGGTCTTGACCGAGACGCGCGTCTTTCCGGCCATGACATCCTTGAGGAATTTGTTGATGTCGGCCTTGGTGAGATCCTTGACCCTGCGTGTCCCGAGGAGCGGAACGACGTGGCGCTCAATCCGGCCGGTGTCGGTAACGATCGTCGTCGGCTTCTTGGGACGCCCGCCTTTCCCAAGGATGAGGCCGGCCTTCAAATCGTCGAGATAGCGCGTACACAGCTCCTTCACGGTGATTGCATTGTGGTCGAGCTGGCGTTCTTCGGCAGGGTTGTCGCCTTGGGCGACACGGCCGAACTGAATCTTCGCCTCCTGCCGGGCAGTCTCAGGAGTCCAAACACCGTGGAGTCCGATTGTATAGCGACGTGACCGGCCACCCGCTCGATACTGGATGACGTAGCTCCGCCTCCCGGAAGCAAAAACGCGAAGTCCGAAACCGGGCAATTCGTCGTCCCAGATGACATAGTCCTTCTCCTGGACCTCAGTCGCGTCGACAACCCTTTTGGTCAGCTTAGCCATGACGTTCCTCCGTCTCGGCCCTGATCTCTCGCGTAAGCACCACGTAAGCAGCCGGGCGGAAATCAGAGCGAATTTTCGGATAGGAACGTCGCTCGTGTTTTTCAGAATATCCAGTGGTTTCAGATGGATAGCGTATCATAGCGTGCCCTATCGCGTTTTTCGGATGGGCAGCTTAAATTGCTCCGAAGGCAAAGGTCACAAGTTCGAATCTTGTCGGGTGCGCCAAATACCATCGATAGCCCTCCAAAGCCATCGATAACCGTCGAAACTACGCCCGCGCCAAGAGCGGGAAAAGGTCCGTGTACGAAAATGCATAGAAACGGCGGCGTTTTGGGTTAAAAAAGTTCGAATCGCTTCCGGTCGATTGGCGGTTACCAACCTACGCCGGCGCCGCGTATGAACGTGACATTCTAGCCGCTACCGTTGATGGCGCGGGTCTGCGTGCAGCGAATGCGGCCGTCCGATGTCTGGCGGCGACCATGCAGGCCACCCCGAGACGCTACTTCGCGAGGAAGACATCCACTTCACGGGTGAAGTCCGCGATCTCCTGAAACAGGAACCCGTGGCCTGCATCGGGATAGATCACGAGTTTCGCGTTCGGCACCTTTTGCGACAAGGCATAGGACCGGTAGGCTGGGAGCATCACGTCATGGGCTCCGTTGGCAATCAGCATGGGCAGCCGGAACTCATCGGCGCGGGACAGCGATCCGGGCCAGGACATGATGGCTTTGATCTGGCCCGTGAACCCTGGTGCGGATACGTTCGGTCCTCGGTCCGGCTGGTTGCGAATACGCGCAAGAGAGTTGCGTCCAGCGGACTTGGCAGTCTCCGTTTCCGGATAGAAGAGGAACAGAAAGTCGTCCTCGTCATTTTCGGGCTTCGTCATGACCTGTGACACGCGGGGATGCGGCTCCGGCCCGCCTTCCACGGCCCCAGGGCTCGAACCTGCAACGACAAGGCGACGGACTAGATCAGGATAATCCAAGGTGAGTTGCTGGGCGATGATCCCGCCAAGGGACCAGCCTAGCACGTCAACTTGGGGCAAGCCAAGTTCGCGGACCACTTCGGCCGCCACATCGGCAATGCCCGCAATCGTGTCGGGCACCGTTCCGTCTGATCGTCCGATCCCGGCGCTGTCGACGCGGATTATGCGGCGCTTTTGTGACAGGGCTGCGATGAAGTCCGGATCCCAGTCGTCCATGGTGCCGCGAAAGCGCTGCAGCAAGAGCAAAGGCACACCGTCGAACGCGCCGTCTTGCCGCCAGGCGAGGCGGCCATATTTTGTGTTCAGCCATTCAACTTTGGACATTTTCGTCTCCTATCTGTGATTAGCAGGTTGCGGTGTCCAATGAGCCTGACACCTGGATGTTTGGCATGGGTAAGTCGTTGGGAATGCGCCCCGGGGGGGCGATCCTAGGACACCTTCAGATCAAGGACATCGATCGAGACGCTGACACGATCGAGCAGTGGGCGGTTGTCCGTGCCGGCCCGGTAGACGCGGCGTTTGGTCGGGAACTGCAGGCCGCCGAACTCCTTGTAGTCAGAAGCGTAGTTCGCGCTCGTCGTGCCGCCCATAATTTCGACACTGTAGTCTTGCCGCCGCAGAAGCCCAGATTTGTCGAAGTAGAAGGTCTGGACCGTCGAGTGGCTGGGAGTGTCCTCGGGGAACGTCACTTTCAGACGCCGCCAGGTCTCACCGTTCTCGTCCCAGGGATCGACCTCTTCGGTCTGGAACCCAGGCCGTTTGAAGGTGAACGGCGCGGTCAGATAGGTCCACATCGCATAGCCGGTGAAGTAGATCAGGTTCTGTTCATCCCAAGGCGTCATCAGCGTATGGCCGGAGAATGCGGCCCTTGGATCTTCGCGCTTCTCAATGACCTTGCCGTCGGCCTGGATTGACGTTCGGGTCGGTTCGTAGACGGCGACTTGCCCGGGTTTCACGAAGGGCGCGAATTCCGTGTGGGGGCGTTTGGTGTCGATCGAACTTATGATGTCGGCATAGGCGCCCTCAAAGCCTTTGATGGACCAGATCGCTCCGCCAACCGTGATATGGGCGGCTAACTTGTTCACTTGTTGCCAGCGGTCCCAGCCACCATGCGCAGCCAAGGCGCTTTCGAGCAGATCATTCATGGTATTGCACTCTGATATGGTTCGAACTTTCCGGTGCGTTCAGCGCGCTGTGCGATAGCGCGGCGCGACCTCTGCGCGTGAAAGGCCAGGCAGAAGGGCGACTCGTGCCGCCTGAGCAGCCTCGAATGCGTCTTCGTCAGCCAGGGGCGGGATCGTGATCGTCTCTCCGGCGTCAAAACCGACGAGTGCGGCATCAACGAGGTCGCCCGCTTCCATGACCCAGTCGGACGGGAAGGCGTTCAAGTCCTTCCCCGAACGCTCCCAGATCTCCGTGCGGGTCACGCCGGGCAAAACGGCCTGCACGCGAGCACAGCTCTTTCCAAGGTCACGCGCCAGAGCGATGCTGAGGTTCAGGATGTAGGCCTTGGTGCCGCTGTAGACTCCCTCGAAGCTCTCCGGTGCCAGCGCGACAACGGACGCAAGGTTGACGATCGCTCCCTTACCGCGCTTCACGAGCGCCCGGCCCGCGGCACCGGAAAGCAGCGTCGGGGCGGTAACGTTCAGGGCAATCACCCGTGCCCACTCCTCGGAGCTGCCGGTCAACAGATTCCCATCCGCCGACATGCCCGCGTTATTGACCAGAAGGGTAAGGTCGGGTTCGTCTTCGATCCGCGCGGCAAGGGCGGTCAGTTGTGCAGGGTCCGTCAGGTCGACAATAGCGACATCGACCTTGCGGCCGGTTTCGGCATTAAGTCGCTGCGAGAGCGCCTCAAGGCGCGCCTTGTCGCGCGCCACCAGAAGCAGGTCGTAGCCGCGCTTCGCCAACCTGTCGGCGTAGATCGCTCCGATGCCGGTCGACGCGCCCGTTACGACGGCTAGGCCAGGTCTCTTGCTCGTCATTTCTGTGCTCCGTGGGTCTGTGGGTTAAGGTCGGTACCCGGACGCGGGCAACTCGGATTGTGGTTTAAATTTGCTACCGCTCGACATATATATGAAAACGGTTTAACTTTACAACCACTTTTTAGAGATGGAGCGAAACATGAAGGGAAAGCGAACCGACCTTGGGGATAGCCAGTGCGGGATCGCTCGAAGTCTTCAGGTGGTCGGCGATTGGTGGACCCTGCTGATCGTGCGAGACGCATTCAAAGGAAAGGTGCGGTTCGGCGAGTTTCAAAAGAGCCTTGGCCTGGCTAAGAACATCCTGTCCACCCGGCTGAAAAAGCTGGTCGATCAGGGGGTTTTCCGCATTGAGGCCGATCCCGACGCTCCGGCGAGCCACCGCTATCTGTTAACGCCCA contains:
- a CDS encoding HigA family addiction module antitoxin, which translates into the protein MFMRAVHPGEVLKDELEELNVTPTEFARQIDVPPNRVSQIIAGKRAVTGDTALRFGHWFGTDPQFWLNLQSAYEIRIAEEKAGREIARLPVRAGATRSDASSIA
- a CDS encoding ATP-dependent endonuclease, coding for MDNALAHCYRNDADAGARQAEIAALRHKCRVLPTVDDENELGFHGRRVRGEIFFARRWILVEGVTEYLLLHALGNALNLPLDTHGIAVIDFQQSGSAGIYPALAEAFGIPWHMITDGDQEAAKFRQQILDRGFTENDLTGKFTTLSQDHDLEDQLLADGHEQLLREIMGTVGGQTALTCPFDEFKRRLKNKKTGYMGALSLRVAADRELAVKMPAPLVDLIKSLGGAV
- a CDS encoding helix-turn-helix domain-containing protein codes for the protein MKGKRTDLGDSQCGIARSLQVVGDWWTLLIVRDAFKGKVRFGEFQKSLGLAKNILSTRLKKLVDQGVFRIEADPDAPASHRYLLTPKGEKLGITLVALWQWGEEHCFAPGELAYQLVDQSSAEPIARLHLETTGGKSVEAHGFRVGPRPGTRAGAQSRLP
- a CDS encoding type II toxin-antitoxin system RelE/ParE family toxin, whose translation is MILSYRDKKTEQFAKGEFVKAFQGFEDQAARRLSILNAALSLDTLRALPGNRLEALKGDRAGQYSIRINQQWRICFEWPAGQTGPGYVEIVDYH
- a CDS encoding tyrosine-type recombinase/integrase, with the translated sequence MAKLTKRVVDATEVQEKDYVIWDDELPGFGLRVFASGRRSYVIQYRAGGRSRRYTIGLHGVWTPETARQEAKIQFGRVAQGDNPAEERQLDHNAITVKELCTRYLDDLKAGLILGKGGRPKKPTTIVTDTGRIERHVVPLLGTRRVKDLTKADINKFLKDVMAGKTRVSVKTKNLRGKAIVRGGAGTATRTVGLLGGILTYAIEAGIIESNPAHGIRKPKDNVRKRRLSEAEYRTLGQILRDAAEQEKYATTVDIIRQIALTGCRRSEMIGLKWTEADTEASCLRLEDSKEGESIRAIGLPVIEYLEQRRASGVATYVFPGQGDDNVFGSFPNHWKQIFKDSPLSDVTPHVLRHSFASIANDLGFTEVTIAALVGHAKGSVTSKYIHTIDTALIMAADTISGYIQGLLDGFEFKQTAYALDRGSRKAALARFLTQAAGDEVEEDLPERHLAA
- a CDS encoding SDR family oxidoreductase produces the protein MTSKRPGLAVVTGASTGIGAIYADRLAKRGYDLLLVARDKARLEALSQRLNAETGRKVDVAIVDLTDPAQLTALAARIEDEPDLTLLVNNAGMSADGNLLTGSSEEWARVIALNVTAPTLLSGAAGRALVKRGKGAIVNLASVVALAPESFEGVYSGTKAYILNLSIALARDLGKSCARVQAVLPGVTRTEIWERSGKDLNAFPSDWVMEAGDLVDAALVGFDAGETITIPPLADEDAFEAAQAARVALLPGLSRAEVAPRYRTAR
- a CDS encoding ATP-dependent endonuclease codes for the protein MRITRLHIQNFRSVKDLTVDLGETTVLIGQNNAGKTAIIDAVRIVLTRRWGQRGTGFTENDVHRPDPDCDPRTQPPVTITLAMEESEPNEWDADMVAALTDIITIHADGVRNALTLRVTCAWDPDKEVFDPAWQFLDSAGEPLPERRRSINLTGFFGYMPIFWLGALRDAADEFTPRSGHWGRLLRSVRIPPELEAEALKTLADLDAKIIAADPRLTDIATMIGEATRVAVGEGPGSARLNTLPLAMEEMLQRTGIVMRNEDLRPWLPLGHHGQGLQSLAVIFLFQAAVLQQLAEAEQPGVEAVFAIEEPEAHLHPQAARTLWRSDAGAVRAKAHDDALALFCAACSASRSSTGAPSRWPNRSQCAPWRSDFRFALEWIAGRVSAGRRQPRIST
- a CDS encoding alpha/beta fold hydrolase: MSKVEWLNTKYGRLAWRQDGAFDGVPLLLLQRFRGTMDDWDPDFIAALSQKRRIIRVDSAGIGRSDGTVPDTIAGIADVAAEVVRELGLPQVDVLGWSLGGIIAQQLTLDYPDLVRRLVVAGSSPGAVEGGPEPHPRVSQVMTKPENDEDDFLFLFYPETETAKSAGRNSLARIRNQPDRGPNVSAPGFTGQIKAIMSWPGSLSRADEFRLPMLIANGAHDVMLPAYRSYALSQKVPNAKLVIYPDAGHGFLFQEIADFTREVDVFLAK